GCACCAGGCCGCCGTCGTGAGCAAAGCGTGCAACGCTTTCCATCACTGGAGCAAAGCGTGCCATCGCACCGCAGCGCAGGTAGTCGCCGTAGCTGAAGCCTCCGGGCAAAACCACGCAATCCACGCCGTGAAGGTTGCGATCCTTGTGCCACAACTCGACCACGTCCTGGCCAAGCAGGCCCAAGGCCCAGACCGTGTCGCGATCATCAAGGGAGCCGGGAAATGTCACCACTCCCCACTTCACGCGCCGTCGACCTCCAGGCGGTAATCCTCAATAAGCGTATTCGCGAGCAGCTGTTCGCACATTGCCCTCGCAGTGATGGTCGCCTCGCTGGTCGATTGCGCGGCCAACTCAAGTTCCAGGTACTTGCCCACCCGTACGCTCGCCACGCCGGTAAAGCCCAGCGCCGCCAGCGCGTGCTCCACCGCTTTACCCTGGGGATCGAGAATCCCGGTCTTGGGCGTGATAAATACTTTAACTCGCAACGCGACGACTCACTGGGAGACCCGCCGGAGCATTTCCTGGTAGGCCTCTTCGACCCCACCCAGGTCGCGGCGGAAACGATCCTTGTCCAGTTTCTGACGCGTGGCCTTGTCCCAAAATCGGCAGGTGTCGGGACAAATTTCGTCACCTAACAGGATCTTGCCGTGATGGCGGCCAAACTCCAGCTTGAAATCCACCAACAGGATTCCACGCGGATCAAGGAATTCCCTCATGATCCGGTTGACCTGCAGGGCCAGAGCCTTGATTTGATCCAACTCGGCGGCAGTGGCCCATTTAAAGGCTATTGCGTGCTCCGGCAGAATCAAAGGGTCATCGAGCGGATCCGACTTGTAGTAGAATTCCACAATTGGGAAAGGTAACTCCTCGCCCTCCGCGCGGCCCAACCGCTTCGCCATCGAACCCGCCACCAAATTGCGCACCACGGTCTCCACCGGAATTATATCGAGCCGCCGGCAGAGCATCTCGCGCTCGTCGATCCGGGAGACAAAATGGGTGGCGACGCCCTGCTGCTCGAGCAGATTGAAAAACAACTCGGACATGCGGTTGTTGATCACACCCTTTTGCTCGATTGTACCGCGCTTCTTGGCATTGAAGGCGGTGGCGTCGTCCTTGAAATAGGCGATGACTAAATCTGGATCGGTGGTGGCGTAAAGCTTTTTGGCCTTGCCCTCATAAAACATTTCTAACTTTCCAGGAATGTTCACCATTTTGCCTTCCTTGCGGCCTTCTGCACGACACCTCGTGGCCTGCACGAAGGCGTGGTGCCGACAAGCCGTAGTTCGAATAATGCAAACTAACTACTTTAGCGACGGCTTGGGATAAATACTTCGGGTCAAAATTAATCCACAAACCGCCTGTGCTTAATTCATTTTAGCTGGTCGGCCGGCGCGAAACGATCTACCAGCTCGGCGGCCAAGCCCAGGTAGTTGGAAGGGCTCAACTCCAGCAACCGGTGGCGCAGCGGCTCGGGCAGCGGCAATTGGCCGATGAACTCGGCGATCAAGGCACGATCGATCCGCCGTCCCCGCGTCAGATCCTTGAGCCGTTCGTAAGGTTGGGGCATACCGCAACGGCGCATCAGGGTTTGAATCGCCTCCGCCACCACCTCCCAGGCCTGCTCACCCGCCAATTCCGCCGCCAGCCGGTCGCGGTTGACCTCGATCAGCCCTAGGCCGCGCTCCAGCGCCGCCATCGCTACCCAAAGATGACCGAAGGCAGTGCCGATACCGCGCATGGCGGTGCTGTCGCTAAGATCACGCTGCCAGCGCGAGATCGGCAGTTTTATCGCCAGATGTTGGAACAGCGCGGTGGCCATGCCGGCGTTACCTTCGCAATTTTCGAAATCGATGGGATTGATCTTATGGGGCATGGTGGAAGAGCCGACTTCGCCTTCCACCGCACGCTGGGTCAAACAGCCGCGCGAGATATAGCCCCACATATCACGCGATAGATCGATTAAAATGGTGTCGATCCGGACCGTCAGGTCAAACAATTCAGCCAGGTAATCGTGACTCTCAATTTGAGTGGTGAGGGGGTTCCATTGAAGCCCCAGGCCACGCACGAAGGCCTCGCTGTGCGCAATCCAGTCGACCTCGGGATAAGCCGCGACGTGGGCGTTGAAATTGCCCACCGCGCCGTTGGCCTTGCCCAAGTATTCCTGCCCCGCCAATTGGCGGGCCTGACGCTGAAGGCGGGCCGCGAAGATCGCCAACTCCTTGCCAAGCGTGGTCGGGGTGGCAGCTTGGCCGTGAGTCAGCGCCATCAGCGGAAGCCGGCTCCATCGGCGCGCCAGCGCCGCCAGTTGCGCCACCAGCTTCGCCAGCCGCGGCGCCAGTGCTTGGTCCGCGAATTCCTTGAGCATCAGCGCGTAGGCGTTACTATTGATATCCTCGGAGGTACAGCCGAAGTGGACCATCTCGACTGGCAACCCGGAATCGATCGCATTTAGCCGGTCTTTGACGAAGTATTCCACCGCCTTGACGTCGTGATTGAGGGTGCGCTCAAGCTCCTTGACCACGCGCCCGTCAGCGATGGAAAAATCCCGATAAATGGCGCGCAATCGCTCAGCCGTAGCGGGAGCCAGCCGGGGCACCGCATCGATGGCCGGATTGGCGGCCAGGGCCAAAAACCATTCCACCTCCACCCGGACCCGATAGCGAATAAGGGCTAACTCGCTGAAGAAGCGCGATAATTCCTGAGTGCGAGTGCGGTAACGTCCGTCGATCGCGCTGACCGCGCTCAATGCCAGCTCGGACGGTGTGATTTGATCGTTCATAATTGTTCTTACCGACTGCGCGCTAGCGCCCAGTGTGGCCAAAGCCCCCCTCGCCACGAACGCTGGAGGTCAGTTCGGCTACCTCGGTCACTACCGCCCGTGTCACTGGCGCGATTACTAACTGGGCGATCCGGTCGCCGGGATTAATCGTCACCGCTCCCTGACCCAGGTTGATGAGCAGCACCTTCACTTCGCCGCGGTAATCGGCGTCAATGGTGCCGGGCGAGTTGAGCAAGGTCAAACCATGCTGAAGCGCCAACCCACTGCGCGGACGCAGCTGCCCTTCGCTCCCTGGAGGAATTTCCACCGCGATTCCGGTTGGCACCTGGCATCGCTGCAGCGGCTCTAAGCGCAGCGGCTGCTCCAGTGCCGCACTGAGGTCCAGCCCGGCGGCATGAACGCTGTGATAGGCGGGAATAACGGCCGCCACACTCAGCCGTTTGACCTTGAGCCTGGGCGTGCTGTCCACGGCCAGCATTGTAACCGAATTGACGGTGCCAACGCAGCCACCACGACCGATTATGAGGAAGGAGGCAGGGGGTGCCGCAGATTGCGGCACGCCGACACGGGCGGGATTGAATAGAGCGGGACTTGCGACCGCGACCTAACGAAGGCGGTCAACTAGCGCTGCGCTACCAGGGTTAGCTTGTTGCCAGCCGCGCCCGCGACCAGGTTAGCGAGGGCGAAGCCGACCCGAAAGATGGCGAAGACCGCACGGTTATCAAACCAGCTAAACCACTTAAATGGCACATGAGGATCATATACCAAGGCACGCTGCCATTTGATTCGTGCGAAAGCCTGGGCACTAAGCAGGGTTGCGACCTTGCCTGGGGACAGGCGCTTGATTTCGATGCCGCCCTCTGGGCGTTTGACCGACAGCCCCAGCTCCCCCGCCCACGCGGTCAAAGTGGCGTCGGCCGGCTCCATTACGATCAGCGCTTGCGCCGCAACCCGAGCCATCTCGCGCAACGCCAGCTCGGGCTGCTCCAGGTTATGCAACCCCTCATGTACCGCGACCACATCGAAGCTGGCATCGGCGAAGGGCAGACGCTGAGCGTCGGCGACCGCAAAGCTGGCCATAAAACCATGGCGGCGGGCCCGCTCGCGCGCGCGTTGCACCGCGGCGACGGAGAAATCTGACACCGTCACGCGCGCTCCCTCGCGGGCAAATTTCTCTGCCATCAGTCCGCTACCGCTACACACTTCCAACAGCGATCGCCCGTTCAGGGGTTGATCGAGCAAGCCAAGCGCGGCGCGAAACTTGTAACTAATCAGAAACTGGTAAAGTCGGCCGCAATTGTGGGGACGTTCGATTTCAAACTCCAGCGCGCGCTTCTCGTCAACGAAGTAGTTTTGGTAATTGCGCAAGTCCTGCATCGAGCGATTCATCGTAGCTTTTCCGGATACGCCTAAAAGCGGCAAGCACCAAAGCGCCGCGCAGGATTACAACAACCTCGCCCGAATCGATTTTCGGGCGTCGACAAAAAGCGCGTCAAGGCGGGACAGGTAGCGTGGCGGTAGCGCAAAAAAATCATTGTTATTCACTCGGTGGCTAAAGGTATCGACGCTAACGATCCTGTAACCGCACTGCGTCAGTGGTGACAGGCAAGAGGCCTGGGGATGGAGGCATCGTACGAAGACCACGGGCTGGTCATACCGGATAGTGTCCATCCCACCCGTAATGACGCTGGCCTCGCATCCCTTGACATGAATCTTGAGCAGATCGACAGGGCCACGACGCGCGCGTTCGCTATCGATAGTTGCCAGCGCCACTTCCAACGGCGCCGCCTTTCCCCAATCACGCACCGTACCTGGATAAAACTCTGCCGCCCTCGGCGCGCGCGCGGCCTGGAATTGCTCCAGTCGTAGGGTAGTCCGTCCCACCCGGTCGCTGACCGCGGCCGCGACCAGCGAGACTCCGCTTAATTGATTACGGCTGACCGTATGACGGATCAGCGCCTGATGAGCTGGCAGCGGCTCAAACAGCACGGTCTGGGTTTGCGGCGAGTGGCTTTTGACAGTCCAACTGTACATCCCCAGTTTGGCCTCGATATCCCAGAATGCACGCGGGGAAAACTGTCTGACGCAGCTCGTGAGCAAAGCTCTCAGATTAGGCGGCGGTGCGCCGCTGCGTGCGTAGGATACACCATGACTGATACGCAGCCCGCGGATTTTGAACTGCACTCCCGGGATTTGCAGCCACACCGGCGCGTCGGCAAGCCTGACAAGCGAGCCCAACCCGGGCCATCCAGCGCCGGCATCATCGAAAAGAATAAACCGCCGCCGGATGGCACCGATCAGGACTTTTATGGAGGTAGCGTCGAAAGTCGTACCTTGGTGCTGTAAACG
The nucleotide sequence above comes from Candidatus Binataceae bacterium. Encoded proteins:
- the purS gene encoding phosphoribosylformylglycinamidine synthase subunit PurS, whose product is MRVKVFITPKTGILDPQGKAVEHALAALGFTGVASVRVGKYLELELAAQSTSEATITARAMCEQLLANTLIEDYRLEVDGA
- the purC gene encoding phosphoribosylaminoimidazolesuccinocarboxamide synthase: MVNIPGKLEMFYEGKAKKLYATTDPDLVIAYFKDDATAFNAKKRGTIEQKGVINNRMSELFFNLLEQQGVATHFVSRIDEREMLCRRLDIIPVETVVRNLVAGSMAKRLGRAEGEELPFPIVEFYYKSDPLDDPLILPEHAIAFKWATAAELDQIKALALQVNRIMREFLDPRGILLVDFKLEFGRHHGKILLGDEICPDTCRFWDKATRQKLDKDRFRRDLGGVEEAYQEMLRRVSQ
- the purB gene encoding adenylosuccinate lyase, translating into MNDQITPSELALSAVSAIDGRYRTRTQELSRFFSELALIRYRVRVEVEWFLALAANPAIDAVPRLAPATAERLRAIYRDFSIADGRVVKELERTLNHDVKAVEYFVKDRLNAIDSGLPVEMVHFGCTSEDINSNAYALMLKEFADQALAPRLAKLVAQLAALARRWSRLPLMALTHGQAATPTTLGKELAIFAARLQRQARQLAGQEYLGKANGAVGNFNAHVAAYPEVDWIAHSEAFVRGLGLQWNPLTTQIESHDYLAELFDLTVRIDTILIDLSRDMWGYISRGCLTQRAVEGEVGSSTMPHKINPIDFENCEGNAGMATALFQHLAIKLPISRWQRDLSDSTAMRGIGTAFGHLWVAMAALERGLGLIEVNRDRLAAELAGEQAWEVVAEAIQTLMRRCGMPQPYERLKDLTRGRRIDRALIAEFIGQLPLPEPLRHRLLELSPSNYLGLAAELVDRFAPADQLK
- the dut gene encoding dUTP diphosphatase — encoded protein: MLAVDSTPRLKVKRLSVAAVIPAYHSVHAAGLDLSAALEQPLRLEPLQRCQVPTGIAVEIPPGSEGQLRPRSGLALQHGLTLLNSPGTIDADYRGEVKVLLINLGQGAVTINPGDRIAQLVIAPVTRAVVTEVAELTSSVRGEGGFGHTGR
- a CDS encoding class I SAM-dependent methyltransferase encodes the protein MNRSMQDLRNYQNYFVDEKRALEFEIERPHNCGRLYQFLISYKFRAALGLLDQPLNGRSLLEVCSGSGLMAEKFAREGARVTVSDFSVAAVQRARERARRHGFMASFAVADAQRLPFADASFDVVAVHEGLHNLEQPELALREMARVAAQALIVMEPADATLTAWAGELGLSVKRPEGGIEIKRLSPGKVATLLSAQAFARIKWQRALVYDPHVPFKWFSWFDNRAVFAIFRVGFALANLVAGAAGNKLTLVAQR
- a CDS encoding FkbM family methyltransferase, whose product is MWLQIPGVQFKIRGLRISHGVSYARSGAPPPNLRALLTSCVRQFSPRAFWDIEAKLGMYSWTVKSHSPQTQTVLFEPLPAHQALIRHTVSRNQLSGVSLVAAAVSDRVGRTTLRLEQFQAARAPRAAEFYPGTVRDWGKAAPLEVALATIDSERARRGPVDLLKIHVKGCEASVITGGMDTIRYDQPVVFVRCLHPQASCLSPLTQCGYRIVSVDTFSHRVNNNDFFALPPRYLSRLDALFVDARKSIRARLL